The genomic region TTTATTTCACACagatataataataacaaaatgtgCCTAAtgtatacatgcaaaataatttacctacaatgattgtcaaacaaataTAAGAAATGGAGCAGATGATGATAAAACAAGTAAAAAGTAGATACTTTGTAATAATAAAGCACTTATTTGCTATAATTAAGGTGAATAATTAAATTCATCAACATAATTAGGGTGTTGTGGCacaattgtaaatattttgaaaataataggtatttatttgtttacatggaagcttatttcaaatttgagttttatttggatgtttaaaATGAGATGGGTTTTGGTCAAGGAAATAAGTGTTGCATAGACGTATATCTAAAGAAtcctaaattttattatttaaaattgtaCACAAACAATAtatgacgaaaactgaccgcacgatatacgataaacggacacgattcacAAATCttcaggatcctcacaaaaaggatccggaTTTCTTGGATtttagccctttaaactaaaaatcaatGAGTAGTGATTTCTAAAATGCAGAGTAGTAGTCTTTTTTACTGATCGAAATTCCATCTAAAATAAAGCAttaaaaggagcaaaaagaaaGCCGAAAGTTCTAATGAAATTATTCCAAAGAACCATTGCtccaaaaaatattataatatattcaaAAACCAATCATTTTAATTCAGATACCAAATACTCCAATTAGACTCAAATTTAGAAACGTCTAATTATTGTAACGAAAACTATTACCTTCATCCTCAATCCAATCACTGTAAGTGGTAGCTCTTTTTCATTTGATAATGACTTGTACGTTCTCTGTTCATTTGGTTCCTACATTAATTGCTATTTTCTCATTCAAACTAAGGGATCTTGATGTGAAAGATGACCTGACAAATCATCACAAACTAATAGGAAAGTTAACCGCATAAACATGGCTATGATCTTAAAGAATTCCAACGTTCATTCTTTGAtcttgagagtgcacacttgaCGATCCTCAGAAAGCCGGTCCATATATGATAGAATTATAAGTAACTGATGAATGCTGAATATTAGAGCAGTATTACATTTGCTATCTATTTGTGTTACGTCTTTAACAGAAGTACGACCTATCATCGCATGTGAATTTCATCTCTATTAGATATGATAGTATTACATTTGCTATCTATTTGTGTTATGTATTTAATAGAAGTACGACATATCAACACATGTGAGTTTCATCTCTGTTagagaaataatataaataatagtaCAAATAGATAGTAAAAATAACATGTGGGTCCCATTCCTAATTAAGTTTGCAGGCATGCCTGCAACGTTTGTATATAACTTTAGGAGTTTGGTGTTAATGTTATCAATTTGATATTACAAGTCAGAATTAATTTATCATTGGCTTTGGCTCTATATAAGTTGATAGATTAGGTTTCGAATTTAACAACTAACCAACACACGTTAAATAGTAGGGAGATTGTCTCTCATGCATAAATTCCAAGTCGATTATATAACTCCATGAATAACGGACACACCCATACCCAAACTACACATAGATATTGATTAAATCTTGAAATAATCCAAATCACTTCGTAATCCCCTCAACCAACTCATTAACTGGAGTATATAAATCTCCTATTGAAATTGTACTACGAATTGTTCAATTAATTTCCCAACTAAAAATTGGCTCTATTTAGAGGAAAATGATCTCCACTTTGCATATCCTAATCGTTCATAGTACATCGTGCAACtaattttcgtcaaatattatttatgtttaattttaaagaaaaaaagtcaaataatttttGATCGCACGATACACGATGAATAGTTAAGATGTGGAGATCCTTATGATCCCCACAAAGTAGATCCGAATGGGATCCAATTCCCTATTTAGACCTTCATGTAGTAATTAGCAAATTAATTATATACTTATAGACTAAACATATCATACATTACTTGAGATTTCTAAAAAAGCACTTTTggagaattttaattttagggttAAACTCTGCTTACTACTATGAAGTTTTGTGATtgtcaacatttagtacattaagttttttttcatctcagAGTCATCCCTAAAGTAtaaattttgggacaatctcatacatctgttagtcaaactgttaactGTGACGTAACCCTCATCTgcataaacaaaaattacaccGTTTTTGCATTTAAACAAAACCAATTTGAATTTGCGAATTGTCTTATCTATCAAGCAaacaacaaaatccaaagaaaagGGCAAATAGGAGGGCCACCTATCACCGACACTGCAAAAAGGCAGTGGCAAAGTCGTAATTTAGATAAAAATACAAGCTACCGGATGTGGACGGTCTCGGAGGCGGTTTAGGAACCCCCGGGATGCGAGATCTGATGGTAGCCAGAGCCGACTCAGCTAACTCCTCCGAGTTACACCTCGACAGCCTCGGCCTCTCCGATTCCGGCTCTTCCCTCTTCGACTCGGAGCCGTCGAGCTTTTGATTCTCCGGATTTGTCGGAATGTCGACGCATTTCACTCCCCTCTTCAGATTTCTGATCAGATTCGACCGTCCGGTGACCTCCATCGGTCCCTGAAATCTCTGCGATGACGAAAGCTCGTCGTTTTCAAAACTAATCACACGATCCGACGCCGTTTTCTTCAGCTCCGAAATTTCAACCTCCAATAGCTAGTTGGTGTGAACCGAAGTGAGGTGCCTGCGAGCAAGAAGACGACTCGGGAGGCATCGACTGAGAAAGGTCCTCCTTTCCAGTCGGCGGTTGAGGGATTTGGAGACGGTGAGGAAAGCTGCCGTTGTCGGCGTCGCTACGGATAATGTGGACTCCATTGGAAAATCGCCGCCGAGAGGAGAGGAGATGAGGGTTTGGCGCGTTGGTGCAGAGGAGAGAATTGAGGGATAAGGGAGGAAGGAGGACGGAAGGGAAGGTGGTGCAGCCTGtagaagagagaagggagggaaggGGTGCGAGTTGCAGAAGAGAAAAGGGATTTGGGGAAGACGAAGAGGTGGGTGATGGGAGGGTGGGCACGGGTGGGATCTGTGGAAGAcgaagggtttttttttttttttttttttttttttttttttttcccctaaaatttttgtttttatttatttatttattttataaataatttatttttaattttcacgtGGATGACACGTGGTGCTCAGTTATCATTCACATGAGtaacgggagacttaacagtttgactaacggatctatgagactgttccaaaatttacactttagtTATGATactgggacgaaaaaaatttgatgtactaaatgttgaaaaccacgaaacataAAAGTAGTAAACAGTCGTTTACCCTTAATTTTAATGTACACCGTTGTTAGATTGTAAATTTGAACTATTAATCAAGTTAATCATTTTTGGTGCGGGATAGCCATTGAAGGTCTTGGTCTTGGACACCAGTGCAATGCTTAACTGTGAAAAACCATTTACATGATATTAGGTTTGGGTTGGACTAAAATCACACAATGTCCAACAATAATTTTGTTTAGAACTACATTCattagaattaaatttaaaaactcccGCTTGATTATAAACCAGAGAAATAGAATAACAAACGACGTTGATCctagcaaaacaaaatatgaatgaaaaatgaatagagggcaaaatggtaattaaaaaaaaaagtgatatcAATCAATATATAAAAGGGTAAAGAAACAAAATCATGTTATTCCCTCATATTTTTTAACCCCATCACGTTTATCATGTCTCcatcccatctctctctctctctctctctctctctcactgtcAACCTCTTTTCATGTCTACAGAAACCCTACAAGTTGAGGAGAGACTCCAGTCCCACTTATTACCCATTTAACcactcaatctctctctctctctctctgagtttGTAGGCCTGGAAGGAACTGAACTGCTCCCCCTTTCTCCGGAAAAAATTTTCTAGCAATCTCTCAAAATGTTCCCATAAAACAAAGTAATGAACCAAAGCCACCCCACATCATAATCTCTTTCAAAGGGTTTCTAGTATTGATCAAACAACTATTCAAAAAAAAACCTCGGAAGAGTGGTATATATAgcagaaagaaaaaagcaaCAGGTTATATATAATACATAGCTATAGCTAGCTAGCTAACCCTGCTCCTCTTTTCTCACCTGATCTATCTACATAAAATCCTCATCCTCATTCCTCAACCATATGATTGAAATCCCAGCTCAATTGAGCATCTAGCTAGCTAAGTGATCTACATGTTCTCTGATTTCTTCTAGTTACCCATCCATGGATTCACTTCAAGAATTTGACCCTTCCAACCCATCAAATACTTCAAGCATTAACATCAACATCAACACCACCATCGCTACCAactcatcctcatcctcatcgTCACCATACTCCACCCTCAGCCGCTATGAGAACCAAAAGCGGCGAGACTGGAACACCTTTGGGCAGTACCTCCGCAACCACAGGCCGCCACTGTCCCTCTCGCTGTGCAGTGGGGCCCACGTGCTTGAGTTCCTCAGGTACCTGGACCAGTTTGGGAAGACCAAGGTGCACATCCAGCTGTGTCCCTTCTTCGGGAACCCTAACCCTCCTGCACCGTGCCCCTGCCCTTTGCGGCAAGCTTGGGGAAGCCTCGACGCCCTCATCGGCCGCCTCAGAGCCGCCTTTGAAGAGCACGGCGGGAAGCCTGAGGCAAACCCTTTTGGGGCTCGGGCTGTGAGGCTTTATCTGCGTGAGGTTCGAGATTCTCAGGCCAAAGCCAGAGGAATTAGCTACGAAAAGAAGAAGCGGAAGCGCCCACCAGAGAGTAGCACCAGTATTACTAGTAGTACTACTAGTACTGTTCTTCCAGTTCAAGCAATACTGCCCCCTGCTCCTCCCAGTGCAAACTAATAAGTCAGTAAAAAGCTGTTTGGTTTTTTGGTTTACTATCAAAATCTTCATtgattaattaatgaattaattctCTCTATCATACATCCAAATAATTGTCTTTGCCCTAGCTATATTAATGAGCATTATTAATTGTTTTGGGTAATAATAAACTTGATAAAGGacacattaattcaaattaAGAGTAATAGCTGTGATTTGCTACACGCTTATCAAAAGTGGTATGCTCGCTTAACTTAATTCTTCATATAACCAATTACTATATTAATGAGTATTATTAGGGAAGCACATTATTCGCACTGCATAGAAAGATTAATTGTTATTGTGTTTCTTACCAGGCGGAACAACTTATCTACAAGTATCAACAACTGGGTGTATGCTCTTTCGCTCTGCCTCTCTTGTCATGTGATATCACAGATGAGTTTATGTTGTCATCTTTTGCATTTTTAAGTCTATATATCTACACTTACGGTTTTTTGTTCTTCAGAAACATGCTTAATTAGAGTTTCAGATATTGAAAAATTGAATTGATAAGCAAACAGGAGTTGCACTGTTGTAGTATAAGCAAATTTGCAGTTATGCTGCGAGTAatgaatattatatatatgtactaGTTCTAGTTGCACGTAGGTGAGGGTTTTCTGTGACTTAGCCAAAATATGTGATAGATATGTACTATAAAAGGTCAATTGGTTAGAAGTAATAGATTTGCAGATCATGTTCTATGTctccttttgaaaattttcatatttttaatgCGTGTTGGCAATCATAGTATGGTGGGTATGACTTTTCGGGAGGTCGATCCTGTGTCGGATTTGTCTAGCACAATGTATATTCAGTCTCTACTTTACATATAGAGGTCAATAtttcttctttaatttgtttcctcCATTAGATTGGATTGTTAGCTTTTCGATCATCACTGTGGAAGTTGAAGCAGTAGAGTGGAGAGAGAACAAACCCTTTCAATTACAAATGCAAATATGCAATCGGTGCATGATGAAGTGTCTGGAAGTATAGTTTATGAATGTATTATACTCATTCACAATATATATGCATGTGGGACGATGGGTCTTTGCCAATATGAGCTGTGCTTCATTTATTATGCAAATATCCACAACCCATTAGTCGAATGCGTCATATCACTCCTTGATGTTCGTTACCAAAAGAGGAGAAATACATTAAAGAAGTGAAGTATTATAATTCTTTCATAATCAATCTCAAGCTAGCTAgctcatttaaaatattaaatatccCATGCATTCAAGTCAATCGAAGGTGTTAATTAGGGCTTGTAACTTTAGATTGAGAAAATTTACCTTGAGGTTtgattctctcctctctcaaTATTGTCTgtataaataaaactaaactaaagagaaaaaagaaagaaaaaaagttgcaTGAgagaagtacaataaataaactAATACTAAGTATTATATTATCAAACCTTatgtcaatttaaatttaaacatcTAAGAATATAATAATGACTTGAATTGCATGAGAGTATAATAATACCAAAGTATTTCAAGCCCTATGTTAAGCATTATATATGAGATGGATTTCATTCAAGCATATCTAGGTGATAGTGGAGCTTGGTGATAATCATGTGGAGGATGAGATGGACTTATTCAAGCATCTGATAAACACTATGTATCAAACCTTATTTAAGTTCACTAGCTTGCACATAGTAACAGAAGCATTTATAAACTTGCACTTGTGTATACTGGTTTGATTTAATCTAAGTTCTGCAATATTGAAGTGTTCTCTGCCGCGCCAGACTTTTAATCTGAGTTGTGCATTatgatatgtttttttttatatctggGAGATTATTTAGAGTATAGTAAATTGAAGGAAACATAATGGATACAAAATAATGGCAGAATTTTTATATAAGGATGTCAAGTGGTACCAAATTTAGGGTTTAGCATATAATTGAAGGCAGACCATAAGGAAGAGACTTACGTATGATATAGATATTTGCTATGTGGGAGATGATAATTAAGGTAGTGATCAAGAATGCCAAATTAAGGTTTTAGTCCACCACATTAGGGAGATGATAATTGGGTTGAACTCACTCTcttattgtcaattagttttaagttgGAAGCTGATATTCTAATAGTCTATTTTTATTTGCACAATTGATGAGCGTTATTGTGGCAGCAAGTTTTCATGATTATTTTCCTAGTTTTACTCTATTTTTGCAACAAGGTTCTATATTTAATTTAGGGTATAGAATGTCTTATGAAGGTTAATTTTACTCCTTATGCAGATGTGTGTGAGTGCACATAAGAGAGTAGCTAGGAAGGTTATTTTCAAGAGCTTGTATGATCAACTCTCAGGTTCTTCaatcatataattttgtttggaaaatttcAACTTAGTTATGAGCTATGGTTCTTTCTTAAATATGCATGTAAACGCATGCAAATGGCGACTTTTAGGATTAAGACGTTGTTAAATGAGATCCATacattagggttttgtttatttttagtttcAACGGAAGTTTGAGTCTTAATTTTCCTCTTTTGTTTGAATAAAGATCAGAGATTGCAAGCATGTCAATCGTACTGTCTATCTATGCTTACTATATCTATATAACAGTTAGTGTTGGTGAAACTAGATCCCCAAGAAAGCTACCTTGTTGCTAACTTATATTATTCAATAACTATCATCAGGGAACTAGGGATTAGATGAATTACAAGCTAAGCTAGCTACAAGACTtgatcttcttttttcttttacatttttatcttcttttttggtAACACGGTTTGGCAAAAAACAGAATTTCTCAATGACAAATTCAAAAACTCTGTATCGCTTCTCCTCCTTACATTTCCATTGGTGGAccttatatatattaaaagtGATCTCTAACCTTGTACGGTTACAACTGTCAACTACAAGCATTCAATTATAGTTTGGCTGGAAGTTTTATTTTCATGAGTCTCGTTTGGTATAGAGGATTTGATTGGAATGAAAAAACAACTATTTTCAAGGTATtttgaaagaagaaataaaaaaattgtggtTAACTGTGGAGGTAGGAGATGGACtactcaaaaagaaaaattatccaTTCTAATCCTTTAGGATCAAGAGGGAGAAATTTCCTTCAtatctaatccatttttaattcCCTCAAATAAAATCATTCTCCTGCATCATCAGAATACCTTTAATTTATAAGGTATTCATTCCAATTTAATTCTAAACACCAAATGAGCTATTTTGATATTATCTTGTATTTGATAGTATTTGGTTAGTTTGTAGTTCGTAGTATAGGACTCAGGAATCATTAAACATGTGCAAATTTTGTGTGCATGAAATGTGTTAGCTCGCTAGGCTGTTAGATAGCTTAAGAGTGATCAATAATATACTTCTAGCTACCTGgattttacaaatttacaatggAAAAACCATGTAAAGGatatgggtaatgctagggatactaaatttgtagataaaatttgcaaactaaatgatatgtcaccaatagaaatgagCATGTTTACCAATGCTTAAGtattaatttaatcatcaacttccatgtcatttagtttacaaaattttgtctacaaatttactCTCCTTAACATTACCCAAAGGATATAGTGACATATTGTTACATATGATGTCCCGGATAGTGACAGTCCATTCATATCATGCTAGTGTTGAAGAATAGGATTCTACATGGTCATATGACAAGATAATATCCAATTAATATACGGTTGTTTCCACccataattaactaattaaggTCTTTTGTGATAGAACCCAACACCTATTAATACATAATTAAGTTGGGACAATATCAATGATATTGGTAGTGGACATCGACAGAGCCACCTTAGGCTCAGGGGGCGCATGCCCCTACTTAGTATTtttgctggaaaaaaaaaatatatataatgcaTATAGCAATTCCACATGAtagagcattttcaattatGAACTTTTTGAAGAATCGATTAAGAAATCAGATGGGAGATCAATGAATGAACGATAATTTGGTTATTGGTATAGAGAGATATTTGATGGTATTGGTAATGAAGTTGTCATGCGATGCTTTCGAAATATGAAAAATGTGTTGACGGATATTGTAATATGTTATATGAAAAACCTTATGGATTAATATATACGTGTTTTGTTTAGTAAATTGTTGAGCTTTGTAATTTGTGACGTTCCTTGAGAATGCCCCCATTCATATAGATCTCTGGCTTCGACCCTAGTAGTGGACCTGCATGGGCCTATAAAGTTTAATATGGTAGCGAAGCAGGCTATTCTTTCGACACATACGTCCTGGGCCCGATTTACTGGGCTCGAATTTGCCTTATTAAGTTGGGCTTTCGAAAAGTTGTGTTAACTCCAATTTAGGAATATTGAATTATTGGACCCTCGCAAAGTTGTGTTGGCCTTAGTCCTTGAATGATGATTGACTTCTTGAAAAGTTACATTAGCTCTAATACAATGACTTGGTCAATTCTTAATGTGGGAATTGGTTTCCTTTGTGACCTTGTATATAGTCACTCGAGAGGGGGCATATTGGAGAATAGAATCCCACATCAGTCATATgagaaaataatatacaattaatatGAAGGAGTTTCCGCCCTTAATATTACTaagaccttttgtgataaaactcaacaagta from Pyrus communis chromosome 4, drPyrComm1.1, whole genome shotgun sequence harbors:
- the LOC137732572 gene encoding protein LIGHT-DEPENDENT SHORT HYPOCOTYLS 4-like yields the protein MDSLQEFDPSNPSNTSSINININTTIATNSSSSSSSPYSTLSRYENQKRRDWNTFGQYLRNHRPPLSLSLCSGAHVLEFLRYLDQFGKTKVHIQLCPFFGNPNPPAPCPCPLRQAWGSLDALIGRLRAAFEEHGGKPEANPFGARAVRLYLREVRDSQAKARGISYEKKKRKRPPESSTSITSSTTSTVLPVQAILPPAPPSAN